The genomic interval ATTACCCCAGTTGTGTGACTTCATGTTACAAATATACTTGACCACAGGTATTTCTGTCAAAATAATCCTGTgctttatcatctaaacttaatcccctgtcattattgaagctggaaaagaagtatttattttttggtgaatatttttgccCGAAATActttcctatgtcgaaaagtagcaccAAACCAAAGACAGTTtaaacaatgaccgatatggcagaatctactgagcttctagcttttaaaagacaaaaggatggttataaaattgctgtaaaaatttccttgtgtatttgtcttgttctatcgtgagacgaactcaaagtccagcaaaatttactttaaccctttaactcctggaagtgattaacataaaacttctcatgaaatttaaaaagcgatctctggctaaaacttttaaaaaatacgagctttcggctgtttgcgctacagccttcaacgggtaaaatgataaaaaggtaaaaaatactaggtgtgaagtacaaagtaaaaattaaaaatgctgataactaagaatgtttgttaaaaagaatgttgtattgtccgggcaaaggacaggaattgttgtccgcattgggagttaacttggaatgccacgcttccagtatttttcttgttctgaaaccgcctttgtcaataatagatgCATTATCAAAGTCTATTGCGTGATTATTGGCCCAGACGTGATTGGCAATTCTTGAGCCTTTTGCCGCGGTTTTCACATTTCtgaggtgttctttctttcCTGTGTTGAAGGCCCCGCCAGTCTCACCAATATAACACCATGAACAGTCACCACAAGGAATTTtataaataacatttgtttgCGATTCCAACGATGGTCGAAATTTTGGGGCCAGGAGCTGTTGTTGAAGGGTGATGAGTGGTTTGTTCACCACTGTGATGTCGTGTTTTTTGAGGACACGAGTCAGAGGTTCTGTTACGCCTTTAATGTATGGAAGAGAGGCGAACGACTTGCGTGATTCGGACCCCTCGACCATCTTGAAAAATGCTCCAACAAGTTCCTCCGGGGACAACACTGTTGAGCGTCGGGTTTTGTTGGCCTGGATGTTTCACTGAGTTGTGAACCTTTCCACCAAACCACTCTTACCAGAAGAACGATCTGTCTTAGAGAAAGGTCCAAAACTCGCTCCGACGCCCACAAGCATTCCACACAAGAACATTGTGTCTGAAATCGAAGCGGCTATTCGTCACCTTCCTGATATTTCTAAAGATGCTGTTAGAACTAGTTCTGCTGCCATCCTATATAGAGCAAGACTGCCGGCGCACAAGAATATTTctaaggaagaaagaaaagcttTAAACGATCTTAAGAAGGATCAATCTAGAGTCATAATGAAAGCTGATAAGGGAAACTGCTTTGTCGTCATGGACAGATCAGACTACGACAACAAAATGGAGACTTTGCTCAATGACAGATCCACCTATGAGCTAGTTTCCACATCACCTTTCCGCCGGATTGAACGCGAATTGAATGCCATGTTACTCTCCTTAAAGAGACAAGAAAAGATTGATGACCCAACCTATCGTAAACTTCACTCAACCGACGGCACACCACCAGCGATCCGCGGCTCAGTTAAACACCACAAAGAAGGGAACCCACTGAGACCCATTGTCACTTGTATTGGCTCAGCTCTCTCCAACACGTCCAAGTTTCTAACGGATATTCTATCTCCACTTCAAAATCGTAACGGATACTCTGTTGCCAATTCCTTGCAGTTTTCCAAAGAAATATCTGACATTAAGATCGACGAGAACGAAGTCTTGGTTTCCTTCGATGTTGTATCATTGTTCACCGCGATCCCTGTTGACAAAGCATGTGATTACATCAAGATCAAATTGGAACAGGACGCCTCTCTTCCATCCAGAACAAATTTGGACATCAATGACATAATATCACTCCTCCAATTTACCCTGTCCAACAACTATTTTATGTTCAATGACAGAATCTATAAACAAGTACACGGATGCGCTATGGGCAGTCCAGTTAGCCCTGTAGTGGCCAATCTCTGTATGGAAGAAATCGAGGAAAATGCGATTAACAGTTCATCCGTCCCTCCTAAAATCTGGAAACGTTTTGTCGATGGCAGCTTCTGCATCATCAAAAAAGACAATGTGCCAGCTTTCCATGACACATTAAATTCAATTGACGCCAACATCTCTTTCACCATCGAAACTGAAAGTGACAATAAGATCTCCTTTCTCGACACTTTGGTCACCCGCAGAAATAGTACCATCGCTGTCGATGTTTACAGAAAGCCTACGCACACAGACAGATATCTAGATTACAATTCTCACCATGATAATAAACACAAGGTCAGCACAGCAGCAACTCTTCTACACAGAGCCCTAAAGCTACCCAACTCCTCCGAAGGAAAAGAACGAGAACTTAACCGAGTTTATTCAGCACTTGAATCTAATGGTTATCCATcgaatttcattaaaaacatcCAGGCCAACAAAACCCGACGCTCAACAGTGTTGTCCCCGGAGGAACTTGTTGGAACATTTTTCAAGATGGTCGAGGGGTCCGAATCACGCAAGTCGTTCGCCTCTCTTCCATACATTAAAGGCGTAACAGAACCTCTGACTCGTGTCCTCAAAAAACACGACATCACAGTGGTGAACAAACCACTCATCACCCTTCAACAACAGTTCCTGGCCCCAAAATTTCGACCATCGTTGGAATCGcaaacaaatgttatttataaaatttcttGTGGTGACTGTTCATGGTGTTATATTGGTGAGACTGGCGGGGCCttcaacacaagaaagaaagaacacctcaGAAATGTGAAAACCGCGGCAAAAGGCTCAAGAATTGCCAATCACGTCTGGGCcaatagtcacgcaatagactttgataatgcatctattattgacaaaggcggtttcagaacaagaaaaatactagaagcgtggcattccaagttaactcccaatgcggacaacaattcctgtcctttgcccggacaatacaacattctttttaacaaacattcttagttatcagcatttttaatttttactttgtacttcacacctagtattttttacctttttatcattttacccgttgaaggctgtagcgcaaacagccgaaaaaagttttagccagagatcgctttttaaatttcataagatgttttatcctggctgcggcccctctatcttttcataaaacttctccttataatatccatactttattcagcaaacaggtaaagagaatattcaaacttatcaggtagaagctgctatcttgatttaGCACCAGgtctcataactaattcacaaggaaatgtgtagcagctacaggggagaattaacaatcagatcttgggagttaaagggttaaaataagGATTATGAAAACGTTTGTGAAGAATATTTAGTGTTTGCATTCTTTCTCTGTCAGATCTCGGTCGACAGCAGTAACCATCATATGAAAGCTATCAAGCTTGTAGTCTTCCCTGTCTTTTATACGAGCCATTGCGTAAAATTCCTCTAGAATTTTATTCAGGGCCTCCGGTTCACAGTTCCAAAGCTGCCTTGTGGAAGCCAAACTTTTAGTcagtgtttttcctttgttgagagtttttgtctttttttttactccctCAATCTCTTAATTACTACGTTGTTACTCTCTCCTCACCTGTCCACCATTTTGTTTAGTTGTGCTTCACGATTTACCTGTCAATCagtttatttcaactttttgcaCTGTTTGGGATTAATTGACTTGCTCTCAGCCGATGAGCGTGCTAAAAGCATGTGTATTATTAGTTTTTAAATCAACAAGAATAACTTGATAAAATGTTAAATAACACTCATAActtcacaattttaaaatatctattGTGTAGCACATATTGCCGCCCTTCGatgtaaaacttaaaaatgttcttgGCTCTGGATGtttcgggaaaaaaaatataaaaaactacAGGATTACCAAACTTAAGAGTTCAAACAAAGTATAACTCATTTCATTTTGCTCTCTCCAGGTATATCCTACCTTATTGCGAGTGAAAATTTGTTCCCTCAACATCCACACGATAACTTTAATACCCAAAATACCAGCTCGCAAAAATAGTGATGGTCTGTGGCCAAAGGTCAAATTCTGGCTCCCATATGAGACACAATTGGTAGACAATAAGCAATGCGGGATCCAGTTAGAAGGCACAAAAAATGTCTCCATAGCAATAAAGGCAACCTGTCCAGATGGTCAAGTTACAGAAGGTCTAAAAGCCATAGTTCCTCAGATGGAAATCCACAGTACGCTTTGGCATCCAAAAACTGGACTACCAACAATATGGGTAtgtaaaggaaacatttctatGGACATCAGCCTTGCGGAAATTGATACACTTATGTTTGGAGCACTTTTAATGAAGTCTACAGTCGTTTAAAACCCAGGTTAAAAACCCGCCAGATGTGTTTGTATAATTTTCCAACAATTCGAAGGTTTTTATACATATTTGCCCCGTTCATTTGTAGGGTTTTGTTCGAAAAGTAAAGTCGAAGGCCTATCTTCTTAATAAACTCATTTTTTGTGCAAAAACAGTGTTTCTTCTGCTTGTGAACAGACATCTATGCCTTCCGAACTCCCTCATTCTCCTGAACCATACGTTCTAAGCAGTCGCAGACCCAGATCTCCCCAGTTTTTTCGCTCAACTACAACTAACAAATAACCAAGATTTACAATAACGCGTGCATGTAGtatttaatgattatttcatttttcaacaaTTCTCTTTCAGGTCACTGTCGTGAAGCCAAAGGGGGATAACATAGAGACATGTGAATCTTTCACAGATCCCCACTTTTTAGCTCTTGGAACTAATGGGTTTGTAACAACAACTATAAGCATTCTTTTCAGGATTTCAGGTCAAAGTGCTGTATGAACaaaggtttttttctctctttttttccttttcttttttttaaccaagatTGGTAGAACTCCTAGTAAAGTTAATAATTGGTACAAAAAAgcaattgtttcttttattgtCTTAGCATTTAGCAGCGCTGATTTCgtttctaaaatattttaatagtttGATCACGGATTGTTTAGCCTATTTCAGGCCGTTAGTCAGAAGGAGCGAGCGAAATAACGGTAAATGGTAAAGTAGACCAGTAATAGGCATTTTCTAGTGAAAAATCATTTGAATCGCTAACGTAAGTATTCCTAAATTCCCCCTTATTCTGCTGGAAAATTTGCATCAAGGACTCCGAGAATACGAATACTTTACGGAAAGGCTGAGGAAATTGTCCCATTCAGGTTTGAAGAGTGATCTAGTCCTAGTGAAATCGAGGGAACGTGAACGATGGAGTATAATCTGAGTTCGGAGACACTGCGTAATATGTATGAACTAAAATGGAAACAACTATTCCTCGTATGTTAGATATTTCACTTTCATGGGTCTCGGTGACTTCATCCTCTACAAGaatatggaaagaaaatttgaggTAAGGGGTCTTGTTTCATTCTCATTCGTGGTTCGTGCTTTCCTTGAAGCTTGTATTTTGGCTTCTAGTTTCGATGTAAGCCCTTCTGCGTTATCTAAGGATCGTATTGATCGCAAAAGGGttgatggaaaatgaaaaacaggaataaaaaaaCTGTCCCTGCGGGCGATtgttgtaaatttaatttcggTAAAACTGTCGAAAAGGTTTTTCGTATTTAATTAGATTAGCACACACACTTATATGACGTACAATACACaattacaaacaaacaagctcCACCATTCCTTCCCTTGGTTTAGCTAAATCTGCATACTATTTAACCACAGGCCTTTGGTAGTTAAAATATTTGGAGTTGATGGAAAGAAAACTATCGTACCCGTGAGAAATGAATCCCAGCACCATTTATTTGATTGAAAATTGGCGATGTTTAGTGGAAAATTGTGTCTTTTTGCTATATCTATAGGTTCAAACGCGGCAATGGGTTTGTGACAATGAGCTACGTCCAATAAGCAGAGTTAGCTGCAACTGTGGAGTAGTCCTCAGGGATCACAATGACGTAATTGAGTTCAGCTGTTGTAACCAGTTCATGGTTCGGGACAAGAGAACGCCTATTACAGTAAAAATACGTAGCAAGAAGTGCTTATCGCCAGGGATATCCATAAAGAAGGTTATACCCGGAGTAAATAGCAAATATGAGGTGAGTACATGATTGCTAAAGGTACTGACTACAGGTAGTTTAAGTCAAAAGCACAAACACATCTTGAAAAATACGCTTTTTAACAAGGATTTCCGGctctgagaaaagccgtaacaacacatgtaaaaaaatatcgtattttttcacgtgtgttgatatagtcAATCAGCTGCTGAACGTCACTCGCCTTacgcgccactcggtcaggctgatgaatgaacggcaaaacCTTCGCGgttctcaatacaagttgtttgtcggagctttctcgaattatgaCGGCTAAAACACTTAAAAGTCCGTATTGCTTACAGActgtgaggttcaaactttcttagaaggggaAGGAAACCAatatactgaaagaaaaacctGAAAGTTACATATTCAATGGCTTTGGTGTCACTTTTCTCTcggctgaaaatgaaaattgacaactggaagatttgccactggccgattttggccgtttacctgaaagacttcttctgtcgtttaGGGCAAAATCAATAAAttagaaatttgtaaatttaaaattacgaccattgttgtttttgtaatcatgattcaacgcatttttccatcttaagagttagcgccaacgcactctacgattgttattcgggggttgtctattcatttattttcattaattaatgaagtcggcttttctccTCAATaaaaggctattgtgtttatatgataaacaaaagaatacatggttgcttgtagatatggaatttttcttctcgtgttcaacactgtaaaagtaaaaacactgaaagagaaattccatatctacgcgcgcccatgtattattctctatgtgCCATTTACCTTCTATCATCACTAaacgaaaaagagaaagaacagAGCTTGTGAAGTTGCTATCCATTTCAGCGGAGAAAATCATGTTTTCCAAGTTTGAATCAATAATCTTTGAACAAAATGTGAGTTATTCCAGCGATGATAGTAAAACAGCCCAGCAGATAGCGTCTTATTGACTTAAGAGATTAGATTTCTAGATTTCTAGTCTAGATTTCTAGTGCACCCAATCTCGCTCCCTCAACCCTAATTTAAACACAAGTTCCGagtttaattcaaataataaatagTGACCATAATGATTACCTTTTTGACTACTGATCGTTATCTTTTACCTTCAATTTCACTATTTAATTTTTCCAGGTAACTCTAATGATCTTGAAATGTACTCAGACATAAACCACTTCACAACTTCCAagaagatatatatatatatagatatatagcATACGTGTAAAGTGAGTATGCATGTATTTATAGCATGACTTAGACAAAACGcgc from Pocillopora verrucosa isolate sample1 chromosome 14, ASM3666991v2, whole genome shotgun sequence carries:
- the LOC131786042 gene encoding uncharacterized protein, which translates into the protein MAESTELLAFKRQKDEERSVLEKGPKLAPTPTSIPHKNIVSEIEAAIRHLPDISKDAVRTSSAAILYRARLPAHKNISKEERKALNDLKKDQSRVIMKADKGNCFVVMDRSDYDNKMETLLNDRSTYELVSTSPFRRIERELNAMLLSLKRQEKIDDPTYRKLHSTDGTPPAIRGSVKHHKEGNPLRPIVTCIGSALSNTSKFLTDILSPLQNRNGYSVANSLQFSKEISDIKIDENEVLVSFDVVSLFTAIPVDKACDYIKIKLEQDASLPSRTNLDINDIISLLQFTLSNNYFMFNDRIYKQVHGCAMGSPVSPVVANLCMEEIEENAINSSSVPPKIWKRFVDGSFCIIKKDNVPAFHDTLNSIDANISFTIETESDNKISFLDTLVTRRNSTIAVDVYRKPTHTDRYLDYNSHHDNKHKVSTAATLLHRALKLPNSSEGKERELNRVYSALESNGYPSNFIKNIQANKTRRSTVLSPEELVGTFFKMVEGSESRKSFASLPYIKGVTEPLTRVLKKHDITVVNKPLITLQQQFLAPKFRPSLESQTNVIYKISCGDCSWCYIGETGGAFNTRKKEHLRNVKTAAKGSRIANHVWANSHAIDFDNASIIDKGDLGRQQ